The following DNA comes from Kaistia sp. 32K.
CAGGACATCCAGCGCTACCTGAACTTCCACCGCGACCTGGTGAAGACGCTCGCCAACCGCTTCGACACCACGCTGATGGCGCAGGGCGAGGTGGAGGAGAAGAAGATCGTTCTGGGCACCGACGAGCAGAAGGAAGAGGCGATCGCCGCGCTCCGCGCCAATGGCTGGGCCGCGAACTGGTATTTCGACGACGGCATGGAGAAGCTCTACCGCGAGCGGCTGTTCTATTCCGACGTGGTGGCCGACTACGAGGCGCTCGTGCAGCGGCTCGACCTTGTGCTGGGCTATCGCCTGCACGGCAATCTGATGGCGCTCGCGAACGGCGTGCCGTCGATCTACTTCACCTATGACAGCCGCACGGCGGAGTTCGCCGAGACCTACCGGATCCCAAGCTACGACGTCTTCAGCGACGAAGCCTTCGTGCTCGAGGACTATTGGGACCAGGGCCGCTTCGACGCCTTCAACGCGGCCTGGCGCGACGTCTATGACGAAACGCGCGTGTTTCTGCTCGAGAACAACGTGGATACCAAGCTCGCGCCGCGCGTTGGCGCCGCCGAGCCTGCCGATATGCGGAAAGTGGCCTGAACCTGTCGCTTTGGGGGATTTGCGATCATGGTCGATATTCATGGGACACCCGGCAATGACACGATCTTCGGCACGCCGGCGGCCGACAATCTCTACGGGGAGGAAGGCGACGACAGCATCCGGCCCTATCTCGGCGCGGATCTGGTCGACGGCGGCGACGGTATCGACACGGTCAACTACATCGACAGCACGGCGGCGATCGACGTCGATTTGACACGGGCGACCCAGCTCGGCGGCGACGCCGAGGGCGACCGGTTGATCTCGATCGAGAGCATCTGGGGCTCGCGTTTCAACGACAGGATCGCCGGCACGGCAGGCGACGAGATCATCAAGGGCGATGCCGGCGACGACGTGATTGTAGGTGGCGGCGGCCTTGACCGCATCAATGGCGGCGCGGGCGATGACCGGATCGAGGTCTCAAGCGTCTCGATCGTCGAGGGCGGCGCGGGGAACAACACACTGGTCGTCGACGTCCGGGAGTTTCGCGCCGGCGAGACGGGCGGCCCCGGCTTCATCGTCTGGCATCAGCCGAATGGCGATCTGTCGCTGATCGACGACGGGGACTATCTGTCTCCGCACGGCAAGCTCGCGACCGGCATAGAGCGGCTCGAGTTCTACGGCTCGGAGCATGACGACATCGGCTTCGGCACCAGCGGCGACGACATCCTCTATGGCGGCGCCGGCAATGACGATCTCGGCGGCTTCGGCGGGGCGGACTGGATGGACGGTGGCGACGGCAACGATCATCTCTGGCAGGAGCTGACGAACAATCATTCGCCGCCGGCCAATCCGAACGTCGTCATGTTGGGTGGGGCCGGGGACGACACCTTCTCGGCGCGGATCGATTTCGCGCTGATCGACGGCGGCGAAGGCTTCGACACCGTGTCGATCGACGCGGTGGATTCGGACGGTGACGTGACCATCGACATCCGCCCCTGGGGCGCGATCGGCAGCAAGATCGTCAACGTCGAGAGCTTCCAGGTCGCGGGCGCCTCCGGCAACGACCTGCTCCTCGGCGGCAATGGCGACGACACCTTCCGCGGCTATGGCGGCGACGACGTCATCCATGGCGGCAAGGGCAATGACTGGCTGATGGGCCTCGACGGCGACGACGTGCTCGACGGCGGCGCGGGGGCGGATCGCATCGACGGCGGCGCCGGCCGAGACCGGGTCGACTATGGCGGCTCGACCGCCGGCGTCGACGTCAATCTCGGACGCGCCACGCAGGTCGGTGGCTTCGCGCATGGCGACACGCTGACCTCGATCGAGGACATCTGGGGCTCGAACTACAACGATGTTCTCGTTGGCGACGCACTCGCGAACGTCATCCATGGCGGCGCGGGCGACGACCGGATCAATGGCGGCGGCGGCTTCGACCGCATCAATGCCGGCGCCGGCAACGACACCATCTTCATGAGCAATTTCGACCCGGACTGGATCGACGGCGGCGACGGCATCGATATGCTGCAGATCCAGACGCCCTCCAGCGGTTCCTACTGGATCGACATGCAGAGCGGCACGTCATCCACGGGCGGCATGTTCCAGAACATCGAGAAGCTGACGCTGTTCGGTCCGCTGCTCGGGCCGAACGGCCTTTACCAGCCGGTCGACCTCGACGTCATCGGCGCGAGCGGCGACGACTACATCCAGCTGCTGAACACCGGCGGCGTCGTGACGGCGCGCGGCGGCACCGGCAACGACACGATCTTCGGCGGCAAGATGGACGACACGCTGCAAGGCGACGAAGGCGACGACCGGCTGCGCGGCTTTCGCGGCAACGACACGCTGACCGGCGGCGCCGGGGCCGACACCTTCATCTTCGACGGCCAGTACAACGAAGGCTTCGACCGCATCACCGATTTCAACGTGGCCGAGGGCGACCATCTCTATTTCCAGCCGGTCTCCGGTCGTGCCTTCGCCAACTACCAGGGTTTCCTGGCGCATGCCCATGACACGGCGGAAGGCGTCCAGGTCGATTTCGGTTTCGGCAGCGGCTTCCTGATCGAGAACGTCACCCTCGCCGAGCTCGGCCCGGACCAGGTGAGCTTCTATTGAGCCCCGCGACACTCCAACATCCAGACAGCAGGAACAAGGAATGACCGTTCTCGTGACCGGCGGCGCCGGCTATATCGGCAGTCACATGGTGCTGGCCCTCGCCGATGCGGGGCGTGAAACCATTGTCCTCGACGATCTCTCCACCGGGTTCGCCAACCAGGTGCCGTCATCCGTGCCGCTGATCCGTGGCGATTGCGGCGACGAGGCGCTGGTGGCGCGGCTAGTCCGCGAGTTCGGCGTCACGGCGATCGTCCATTTCGCCGGCTCGATCGTCGTGCCGGATTCGGTCAAGGACCCGCTCGGCTACTACTTCAACAACACGGTGAAGTCGCGCGCGCTGATCGCGGCCGCCGTCGCCGGCGGCGTGCGCCATTTCATCTTTTCCTCGACCGCCGCCGTCTATGGCGAGCCCGAAATCAGCCCGATCGCCGAGAGCTCGGCGATGCAGCCGATCTCGCCCTATGGCGCCTCCAAGCTGATGACGGAGTGGATGCTGCGCGACACGGTGGCCGTGAACGAGCTTCGCGCCGTCGTCCTGCGCTATTTCAACGTCGCCGGCGCCGATCCCGCCGGCCGCTCCGGCCAGTCCTTCCCGCGCGCGACGCATCTGATCAAGCTCGCCTGCCAGGCGGCGCTCGGCCAGCGTTCCCATCTCGACGTCTTCGGCCAGGACTATCCGACGCCGGACGGCACCTGCGTGCGCGATTATATCCATGTCGGCGACCTCGCCCGCGCCCACGTGCTGGCGCTCGACCATCTCGAACGGGGTGGCGAGAGCCTGACCCTGAACTGCGGCTATGGCCGCGGTTTCTCCGTGCTTGAGGTGATCGAGGCGGTGAAGCGGGTTTCGGGCGTCGATTTCGAGGTGCGCCTCGCGCCCCGCCGCGCCGGTGATCCGCCGTCGCTGGTCGCTGCCACGGACCTGATCCGCGACCGCCTCGGCTTCAAGCCGATGCGCGAGGATCTCGACCTGATCGTCACGGACGCGCTGCTCTGGGAAGAAGCCCTGCGCGAGCGCGCCCGGGCTCCGGAACCGGCCCTGTCCGCCTGAACGTCAACAGCTGCAGGCGGGTGCAGAGGCAATGCCGGCGCGATGGTGTCGCGCCGGATTGGCCAAAGGGTGCTGAGATCGCATATAGAGAATGCAAACTGCACCATTTGGCCGGCCCGATCTGTGAAAAATAAGCAATATCAAAGGCATAGAATATCCGTCGCACCTATGCTGGATTGGACGGATCGTCATTGTCGGTTTTTCCATCGCCTGCTGAGCACGCAGGCGCTGCTCTATACGGAGATGGTCGTCGCCGAGGCGGTCCTGCATGGCGATCGCGCGCGGCTGCTTGGTTTCGATCCCGCTGAACAACCCGTCGCGCTGCAGATCGGCGGCTCGGATCCGGCCAAGGTCGCGATCGCGGCCCAGGCCGGCGAGGAATTCGGCTATGGCGAGATCAACCTGAACGTCGGCTGTCCGTCGGATCGCGTCCAGTCCGGCACGTTCGGCGCCTGCCTGATGCGCGAGCCGCAGCGCGTCGCGGATTGCGTCGCGGCGATGAAGGCGGCCGTCTCGATCCCGGTCACCGTGAAGTGCCGCATCGGCGTCGATGATCAGGATCCCGAGATCGCGCTCGACGAACTGGCGGACGCGGTCGTCGCCGCCGGCGTCGATGCGCTCTGGGTCCATGCCCGCAAGGCCTGGCTGCAGGGCCTGTCGCCCAAGGAAAACCGCGATATTCCGCCGCTCGACTATGACCGCGTCTATCGTCTGAAGGCGCGGCTGCCGGATCTCTATGTCGGCATCAATGGCGGTATCAAGGCGCTCGACGAAGCGGAACTGCATCTGCGCCATGTCGACGGCGTCATGATCGGGCGCGCCGCCTATCAGGAGCCTGAGCTGCTCGCCGACGTCGACCGTCGCTTCCATGGCGTCGAGGGCCGGATGCGGCAGCCGCGCGAGATCATCGAGGCGATGCTTCCCTATATCGAGGCGCAGCTCGCCGCCGGCACGCCGCTCAGCCATATCGTGCGGCACATGCTCGGCCTCTACCACGGTCGTCCCGGCGCGCGCCGGTTCCGCCAGATCCTGACGGTCGAGGGCGCCAGCCGGAATGCCGGCGTCGACGTGCTGCATCGGGCGATGGATACGGTCGAGGAAATCGCCGCCGAGGTTGCCGCCGCCTGAAGCGAAGGTCCTTTGTCGGACGGTGTCTTTATCGCCGCAGCCGGGCTCGCTATGGATTGAAAGCCATCCGCATTTGGCGGATTCCGCCTGCAATGAAAGCGTTCCCGACATGACGATCCGTGGCTTTACGATCGACGGCTTCCTGATCGCGCTTGTTCTTGTGGTTCTCGCCGCGATCGCCCTTCCGGGGCCCGGCGCCACCGGCGGCGTGCTGCACATGGACGCGATCTCCACCTATGGCGTCGCCGTGATCTTCTTCCTCTACGGCCTGACGCTCGCGCCGGAGCGCATGCACGCCGGAATTCGCCACTGGCGCGTTCACGTCGCGGTCCAGCTCTGCACCTTCGTGCTGTTCCCGATCGTGGTCCTCGTCTTCGGCACGCCGTTCAAGAGCTTCATTCCGAGCGAGGTCTGGATCGGCTTTTTCTATCTCGCAGCACTACCGTCGACCGTTTCCTCGTCTGTCGCCATGACTTCGCTGGCGCATGGCAACGTGCCGGTCGCGATCTTCAACGCCACGCTATCGAGCCTGATCGGCGTCTTCGCGACGCCGCTCCTGATGGCCTGGTTCCTGTCGTCGGCGGGCGTCGGCATGCCGCTCCTGCCGGTCATCGGCAAGATCGTGCTGCTGGTTCTGCTGCCGATCGTCGTCGGCCAGGTCGCCCGGCATTGGCTGTCCGGCTGGGCGACGCGCCACATCAAGGCGATCCGAATGGCCGACAGGGCCATCATCCTGGCGATCGTCTATAATTCCTTCTCGGATTCGATCCTCGAAGGCGTCTGGGCCGGGAACGAGGCCAGCATGATCGCAATCATCATCGTCGGCGTGATCGCGCTGTTCTTCGTGATTTACGGGCTGATGCTGATTCCGTGCCGGCTGATGAACCTGAACCGGGCGGATTCGATCGCGCTGCTGTTCTGCGCTTCCAAGAAATCGCTTGCGACCGGCGTTCCGCTCGCCAAGCTGATGTTCGGCGCGTCGCCGGCGCTCGGCCTGATCATCGCGCCGATCATGCTCTACCACTTCTTCCAGCTGGTGATCG
Coding sequences within:
- a CDS encoding calcium-binding protein, with the translated sequence MVDIHGTPGNDTIFGTPAADNLYGEEGDDSIRPYLGADLVDGGDGIDTVNYIDSTAAIDVDLTRATQLGGDAEGDRLISIESIWGSRFNDRIAGTAGDEIIKGDAGDDVIVGGGGLDRINGGAGDDRIEVSSVSIVEGGAGNNTLVVDVREFRAGETGGPGFIVWHQPNGDLSLIDDGDYLSPHGKLATGIERLEFYGSEHDDIGFGTSGDDILYGGAGNDDLGGFGGADWMDGGDGNDHLWQELTNNHSPPANPNVVMLGGAGDDTFSARIDFALIDGGEGFDTVSIDAVDSDGDVTIDIRPWGAIGSKIVNVESFQVAGASGNDLLLGGNGDDTFRGYGGDDVIHGGKGNDWLMGLDGDDVLDGGAGADRIDGGAGRDRVDYGGSTAGVDVNLGRATQVGGFAHGDTLTSIEDIWGSNYNDVLVGDALANVIHGGAGDDRINGGGGFDRINAGAGNDTIFMSNFDPDWIDGGDGIDMLQIQTPSSGSYWIDMQSGTSSTGGMFQNIEKLTLFGPLLGPNGLYQPVDLDVIGASGDDYIQLLNTGGVVTARGGTGNDTIFGGKMDDTLQGDEGDDRLRGFRGNDTLTGGAGADTFIFDGQYNEGFDRITDFNVAEGDHLYFQPVSGRAFANYQGFLAHAHDTAEGVQVDFGFGSGFLIENVTLAELGPDQVSFY
- the galE gene encoding UDP-glucose 4-epimerase GalE encodes the protein MTVLVTGGAGYIGSHMVLALADAGRETIVLDDLSTGFANQVPSSVPLIRGDCGDEALVARLVREFGVTAIVHFAGSIVVPDSVKDPLGYYFNNTVKSRALIAAAVAGGVRHFIFSSTAAVYGEPEISPIAESSAMQPISPYGASKLMTEWMLRDTVAVNELRAVVLRYFNVAGADPAGRSGQSFPRATHLIKLACQAALGQRSHLDVFGQDYPTPDGTCVRDYIHVGDLARAHVLALDHLERGGESLTLNCGYGRGFSVLEVIEAVKRVSGVDFEVRLAPRRAGDPPSLVAATDLIRDRLGFKPMREDLDLIVTDALLWEEALRERARAPEPALSA
- the dusA gene encoding tRNA dihydrouridine(20/20a) synthase DusA, with product MLDWTDRHCRFFHRLLSTQALLYTEMVVAEAVLHGDRARLLGFDPAEQPVALQIGGSDPAKVAIAAQAGEEFGYGEINLNVGCPSDRVQSGTFGACLMREPQRVADCVAAMKAAVSIPVTVKCRIGVDDQDPEIALDELADAVVAAGVDALWVHARKAWLQGLSPKENRDIPPLDYDRVYRLKARLPDLYVGINGGIKALDEAELHLRHVDGVMIGRAAYQEPELLADVDRRFHGVEGRMRQPREIIEAMLPYIEAQLAAGTPLSHIVRHMLGLYHGRPGARRFRQILTVEGASRNAGVDVLHRAMDTVEEIAAEVAAA
- a CDS encoding bile acid:sodium symporter family protein, which translates into the protein MTIRGFTIDGFLIALVLVVLAAIALPGPGATGGVLHMDAISTYGVAVIFFLYGLTLAPERMHAGIRHWRVHVAVQLCTFVLFPIVVLVFGTPFKSFIPSEVWIGFFYLAALPSTVSSSVAMTSLAHGNVPVAIFNATLSSLIGVFATPLLMAWFLSSAGVGMPLLPVIGKIVLLVLLPIVVGQVARHWLSGWATRHIKAIRMADRAIILAIVYNSFSDSILEGVWAGNEASMIAIIIVGVIALFFVIYGLMLIPCRLMNLNRADSIALLFCASKKSLATGVPLAKLMFGASPALGLIIAPIMLYHFFQLVIVSVIANREGRRALAVAGA